From Halorientalis litorea:
TAGAAGTTGATGGGCGTTCCGGCGGTCAGGAGGACACCCCACGAGACGAACCAGAGCGAGAACGTCATGAACGCCACGTAGAGGTAGTCTTTCGTCGAGAAGTCGTTGACGTCGATGCCTACCACCTGCAGAATCGGGAACTGGACGGCGATGGCCCCGACGACGACGTACAGGGCGGTGGTGTCGGTGGCCGACGCTGCCAGTGCCTGCGAGACGACGGCCGCCCCGATACCGGCGACACAGGCCAGCATCGTGACCGTCAGTCCACGGAGGTGCGCGGCCCGCTTGTCGGCCGTGTCCGTTGCCATACGTCCCCGTCGGCCACCCGGAGGCAAAAACCGTTCGTTGTTCAGCCGCTCCGCGCGTGGCCGACGAACACCCGAGAGAGCCGCCCTATTTACGTTCCCTTCGTGTCCGTCCATCAATCTTTATGCCGCCGGGGA
This genomic window contains:
- a CDS encoding EMC6-like membrane protein is translated as MATDTADKRAAHLRGLTVTMLACVAGIGAAVVSQALAASATDTTALYVVVGAIAVQFPILQVVGIDVNDFSTKDYLYVAFMTFSLWFVSWGVLLTAGTPINF